Proteins encoded by one window of Panicum virgatum strain AP13 chromosome 7N, P.virgatum_v5, whole genome shotgun sequence:
- the LOC120681031 gene encoding uncharacterized protein LOC120681031, with translation MGLDVSDMLTKTNSPFYGIVPGNAAVPLGQVVLPVTFGTKEHYRTKYIKFEVDDFETSYHAILGRPTLAKFMAIPHYVYLVLKMLRPKGVLALQGDLKHSYDCDTEALEITSTTPAPKSMMQVFAASKKLAPSELEIPEKSDGANKVKPTGEVALKAIDLGIGDNSKTTMIGAGLEPK, from the coding sequence ATGGGCCTCGACGTCTCTGACATGCTGACCAAGACCAACTCGCCATTCTACGGCATTGTCCCAGGCAATGCGGCTGTACCCCTCGGTCAGGTGGTTTTGCCAGTTACCTTTGGGACTAAGGAGCACTACCGCACCAAGTACATCAAGTTCGAGGTCGACGACTTCGAGACatcctaccacgccatcctcgGCCGGCCTACTCTGGCTAAGTTCATGGCTATCCCGCACTACGTGTACCTCGTACTCAAGATGCTCAGACCCAAGGGAGTACTCGCGTTGCAAGGAGATCTGAAGCATTCCTACGACTGCGACACAGAAGCCCTGGAGATCACCTCGACTACTCCGGCCCCTAAATCTATGATGCAGGTCTTCGCTGCATCAAAAAAGCTTGCCCCCAGCGAACTCGAGATTCCTGAGAAGAGCGACGGGGCAAACAAGGTCAAACCCACTGGTGAAGTCGCCCTTAAGGCCATCGACCTCGGCATCGGTGACAACAGCAAGACGACCATGATTGGGGCCGGCCTCGAGCccaaatag
- the LOC120681030 gene encoding uncharacterized protein LOC120681030, whose translation MVVISQVNDSWDCNKENMDAYCLEVRKLENKFSGLEFHHVIRENNVATDVLSKLGSTRAQVPAGVFVHELHKPSIPEPAPTPPTTNPVPLETSQEVMMIDVDWRKPFIDYLKDHLVPFDKT comes from the coding sequence ATGGTGGTCATCAGCCAAGTCAATGACTCCTGGGATTGCAACAAAGAGAACATGGACGCGTACTGTCTCGAAGTACGCAAGCTTGAGAACAAATTCTCTGGTCTCGAGTTCCACCACGTCATTCGCGAAAACAATGTTGCTACGGATGTCTTGTCGAAGCTAGGATCTACTCGAGCGCAAGTTCCAGCAGGGGTCTTCGTCCACGAACTCCACAAGCCATCCATACCGGAGCCGGCGCCAACACCGCCAACCACCAACCCAGTCCCGCTTGAGACCAGTCAGGAGGTCATGATGATTGACGTGGACTGGAGAAAACCTTTCATCGACTACCTCAAGGACCACCTAGTACCCTTCGACAAGACATAA
- the LOC120681033 gene encoding FK506-binding protein 4-like, with the protein MERHESEDKYHYMEEEEGDEDEHEEEEAEEEEVDNEDEVESWVAIQKKRVEAKKRKRADTKKKNREIEAYLAQLDKDYGAGKLDGFSDIPLAEKKKAAEEEEVDSEMTKKKMDVGAGPSNVGPGNPGPVAPLAIGAPATPESSVYSSEGST; encoded by the coding sequence ATGGAGAGGCATGAGAGTGAGGACAAGTACCACTAcatggaagaggaagaaggggacgAGGACGAGCACGAGGAAGAGGAAGCGGAAGAGGAAGAGGTCGACAACGAGGACGAGGTGGAGTCATGGGTGGCCATTCAGAAGAAGCGAGTGGAGGCCAAGAAGAGGAAGCGGGCGGacaccaagaagaagaatcgtgAGATAGAAGCGTATTTGGCGCAGCTTGACAAGGATTACGGGGCCGGGAAGCTTGATGGCTTCAGTGACATTCCACtggcggagaagaagaaggctgcggaagaggaggaggtggacTCGGAaatgacgaagaagaagatggaCGTCGGCGCTGGTCCCTCTAATGTTGGCCCCGGCAATCCTGGTCCCGTGGCTCCCCTAGCCATTGGCGCTCCCGCGACGCCAGAGTCATCGGTGTACTCCTCGGAGGGGTCGACGTAG